A region of the Lycium barbarum isolate Lr01 chromosome 1, ASM1917538v2, whole genome shotgun sequence genome:
TCAGTCAATTGCTAACATTCACAATAATTttgtattttctattttttcaggTAGCGCAGAACTAAAATCCATTGAGTACAAGGTCTACATTGACCCTGCTACAAAAGGATACACAATGATTCAGATAATATATGAAAATGGATCCAAGTCATCTTAATTCCTCACATTCAAGAATAAATGTATAAAAGTGGAGCCAAGTCATCTTAATCCTGCCATTCACTTTAATACCTGATTGATAAGCTGGTTTTTGAATTTTTCTGGATGCATCTTTCGTTCTGAATGAAATGCATATGATACTTGTGCATCCATCCCTGACGACAGAGAGAATTTAAGATAGATGTGATAGTAGATAAACAATAGTACAAGCAGCATAATACTTTCAAAATACACTCAGCTTTCCTTTTCAGTTCTGAGACAAAACGTGTAGCCACCTTATTCATGTCAACTACAATACTTAGTTGCTTTCGCATCCAAATAGAGGCTGTCATTCAGAAAAATCATGGTCCAATGATGCCTTCTCAGCCTCATTAGCTCTGACTTGTTCCAAAATTTTATCAATTGATTCTTCTAGTTTTATAATACAAAGAACCTCGTTTCTGGTTTCAAAACTTACACGATGAATTCACTATGAAAGGCGCCATCTTAAAAAATATAGAGATTATTCAACTTTGACCCAAGAATAAAGGTAAGAGTCAGTATGGTTTTTGGAATGATTCACTGGCCAAATAGCTCATATCTTATGCGAAATCTAATAATTAGCTAATAAAATGGGAGTTTTATAAAATGAAATACTAAAACGAGAACGTTGGCAGGTTTATTAAATAGTAGGAATGTCCCTTCAGACAGTTCAGATGGAAGTAAATGGCAATATGGCTAGTTACTTTGGCCTTCTTTTTCACCTTagtattagtaaaaaaaaaaaaactgttcaaCAAGCATTAATAGTTAAAATCAACCTGCACTGGTAACATGTACTCAAAAAGATTATGTATATCAAAAGGGAAAAAAAGTCTAAATGTGGAAAAGAATCCATTTTTCACTAATTTAGATAGTTTTGTCTTTTCTAGTATCAAATATTTATGATTAACCACAAGATAGTACAATATGTTTTTGAATACTCCTCACGGGGGCATAAGCTATTCCAACCTCAAGTAAGGTAGATTTTCTTATCATATATTTTCCTGTTTGATGTTATCAAATGTGGCAGGAAAAAATGAAAATGTTGGATGGCTTTCAGGGACGTATTTCATAATCAGGAGAATATTCCCTACCCATGCTGAAATAATTCCAGAATCCTCCACGAAATGTATGGAATCCCTCCTGTGAGATATTAAATAAGTAGTTTAATTGTTGTtatgaaagaaaaaggaaaacagaGGAGCTTATGCTCTCTTCATTTTCAGCAAAGATTTGTAACAGATGATAAAATGGAATATGATTCCCAAAACCCACAAATTATCCATGCATGTGTACACTGGTCATTTAATAATCAAACAAGAAATTTGGATATGAACGTCATAGTGGAATTACATACCTAGCCTGAAGCAGGCTCTCATATGTGCAAGTAAATACATAAAAACCAAGTTCGAAAACTGTATTGGCTTTAATGAGTGTAGAAGAGGCTTACTTATAACAGAGATAAGTGTGTTGTAGTATTTCAATTTACATTACAATTGGTGGTATACTTGCACCTTATTCTGTAGCGAAGATTATATTAGAATATTTTACATAAAGAGGTCAATGAATTAGCACACTGCAAGCAATTGTAAAACATGATATTCCAATCCAACCATATCCACTTTTCCAAATGAAGTCGCCTTTGtatagaaaaaggaaaagaacaaAACCAAAAGAAAGATTTAAGATAATGCCACAATTTGGTTTATGGAGCAGGAGACAGAGGTTTTCATACAGTCAGGTGTCACAAAGAATGTAACACCAAAAAGAGAAGTACAGATGACAGGGACCTTAGGCACACATGAAAGATAGAGTAGACTAGTATGATACTGTAATTTATTCATGTATAGAAGTTTCCTTATGTACAGCTCTTACCACATTAAGATCATCAGATGAAGACACCCGGTGAAACGCATGCAACGAATGAGGCAATTCAAGTGGTGCAATTGGTTCACAGGAACCCTCTTCTGGTGCTTTCATCCTCATTAGAATGTGCCAACTGTTTAAACGGCAAATTATTCAATATTTGCTGATTGGTCTCAATCAGTGTCATCAATTAAACTATAAAATCACTTATAATATTGTGAGTACTGTATAAAATTAGACAAATCGTCAAACCTTAATAAGAATATCGGATAAAGCAATACTAGAACTGCCATAAAACCTCTTTTTGATAAATCAGAACTTCCAAAAAACTTAGAAAATTTATGAAGTTTTGAAATAGTTTATTATGGTTGTGTAATATTTTAACCAAAAAGTTTTTAAAATAACAGACAAAAATGATATTTTTAAAACCCACATCCACCGGGTTTTGAATATATAATTGTCCTTAACACAACCATAAAACGAAAGAGTTTACGGAAGTATCAACATTGCTAATGTTACTTCTATTTTGTGAACTAAGCTTTCATGTTACCAACAGTTGTCTCAATACACATAATACCTACACAATGTGGCCCCATTTAATaatacaccaaaaaaaaaaaaaaacaggtgtGCATGCTTCCAGTAATCACTTTTTTGTTTACTGCAGGATAAACCAGAAACCTACAAAAATATGAAGACACTGCAACTAGACACCACGTATGCCATTTCAAATGTATTAGTCTTTCATGATTTCATCAACCGGTTTAGGATACTTATCAGTCCCCACTTAAGACAACTGAAGCATTTGTCCAGTCCCACAAAACCAAACTCTTTAGGAAAGATAAAAGGAATAGCACGTATAAGACGTCGGGCCTACAATTTTACTTCTCCATGTTACTTTTCCCCTTCTTTTTCCATTCTAGGAAAGAAAAACATGTTATTACTCGTGAGCCCTACATGTCATGCATTTAGATTAACTGTAAATTACAGACTCTCATCTCAAAAATTCTAACCGGATACTCAAATTTGGTTAGAGCATACAATAACTCCAGTTTGTAGCAGCCACTGGCAGGAATCTTAGTGAACAATTGAACGTCGTTTTAAAGGGATCATTCAATTTAGAAAAGCTCACAGCAGCAACTGTAAAAATACACGAACTAACTCTTTGAACCATTTGAATGGAATAACCTGTCTATCTTCATTTCTTTTGCATCCATTACTTTCTTCATGAATGAGATAACCGAGTTCTGGTCGGTTCCTGGATTCTTCTTTCCCTGCCAGTTACAACAAATGCATATTATATGGTGTATCATCCTCCATGATGGATACACGTCAATGTGTTACAGATGAAATGAACTTGAAACCCAGCTACTAATTTAAGCGAAAATGTCTATGTGCTGATTTGTCTACAAGAATTTCATGTGATTAATTGGTAACTTCATCATAGCATAAGCtaagcttaaaaaaaaaagttactcaGCAAGATAGCAGTGAGCATTTTAACAGTTCTCTCACACAACTCCATTTGGAGCAACAATTGGCAGAAGAATATATCCAGCACATATTGGTTAATTGAGCTGTTTCAACTAAAGATCCTTACCCAGCCAAAAGCGAATGGAAGGTTGTTTCCAGTTCCCAAAGGCATAGTAGCAATCGGTGGTGGCTGAGATAGTTTGAGATCAGATACAACTCCAAGAAGCCAGCCAGCTGTGCCATCTCCACCTGCAACCTAGTAAGCAGCTGTGTCAGGGCTAAATGCTGGAAAGTAATCATCTGGCAAATTTATAAGAAACTCCATAGAAATAATAAACTATTTAAAATGTACTCACAATTATCCTCAATCTCTCCCCAAGTTTGGTGGCATATTCATCACCATCGTTCTTTAGCTTTTCCAGATTCAGGTAGAGTCTACGTAAAACACTATCAGGAGTTTCTTCTCCCAAATCAACAACCTGAAAAGTTAAATGCAAATGAATGATCTGCTTAAATTCATGAAATGAGAAGAGAAAGAACAGAAAAGACAAAATGATGTAAAAGAGCCATAAATTTTTCAGGCTTAAAAGGAAACAGAGAAATGGAGTGGTGTGGTGTCTCTAAATTCCATATCCCATTAAAGAATTGGAGGTACTGTAACAACCTGACCTAAAGTTCTAACTTTTCAATTGAAATTGATAAAAATGTCCGAAAAAGAATTTATTTCAATTTCATCTCACAATTTACATTCACCAAGCTTTGCTATGTGAATCAAGAAATCAACTACAATACCTGATATTTGTTAAGAAGTGATCGATATGTCTGAAGAAGATCTCCACCAAGTTGACCTCCACTTTTAGAGTTGATAAACACTAGTACAGGGCATGTAGGTACATCAGACAAATGTAAATCTTCACCCTGACTTGCATCCGGTGAAAGTATATAGGTAGGTATATAGAACTCTCTCTCCAAGTTGCCACTGAAGTTGTCCTCAGGAGTAGCCATAACTAATGCTATCTGCAGACCAAAAGGAGTTGGCATACATGAATATGCTACTTGTTATATATacaatcaatcaattaattaATCAACTATCCCTCAATCTCAATTAGTTACAGTCAGCTAATTGAATTTTCTATATCCAAATTTTCCTGAATTGGTGGCGTTCGGGCAGGGCCACTTTTTTGTTCAACTTTACTAATCCACCCGTCAGCCTGCTAAAACTCACAAGACTACTTGTCAGGTGAACTTGCCGAAGGTTGGACTAGGTGGGCGAGTGTTGTAGGTAGGATTCAAACTGAGATATATAGGTTATTACTCCTATGTTTCAACTACTTAGTCATCCTCTGAGGCACATGAATCCTCTATTTCATAGTTTTTGACTATTTCGGGTGGTAGTTAACTTACTAAGTTACTACAATCGTCCTCTTCGCACATAGGCTGAgttaaacaaaagaaaagaaaatgatcaAATGAAGGATGTCATGTCAACTAGGGAAACAAGGCTGTGAACATATTGAATTTATGGTATTCACTTTGTGGAAAGCTCATAATGGAACACTCAACAAATATATATTGTGCAGAAGATGTTAAGCAAATTGGATTATTGATCTAACTCAACTCCAAAAGCTAGCTCAACTGGTGAGAATAGTCCAAAATCATTTAAAGAGAATACAAGTCATTCCCGCAATCAATATAGAACTCTAATGCCTATCACATGCTTAGGACTAGATATCTTGAGCATAGATAACATGCATGGGCTGATGGAGAGCCCAATATTAGGTAACCTGATATCAGGATTaacatattactccctccgtttcaatttatgtggcacctttcGCATTTCGAGAGTCAAAAGTTCTTCTTTCGAGAGTCAAAAGTTCTTCTTTGCTGTAATTTTTTCATATGCCTttgaatattttaaatttttaattattgCCACTTAAAGTACTTCTTACATACTCCCCGGTTTccatttatgtgaactcatttaactgggcacgacatttaagaaagagtgaaaacttttgaaacttatggttcaaaataagtctttaatatttgtgtggctgtaaatcatttcataaagtgaatttatttccaaattaggaaagagatcattcattttggcacgaactaaaaaggaaataggttcacataaattgaaaccgaGGGAGTaatttccaaatatgtaaattaaaaaaaaaatatttgcccAAAATTCCGAtcaaaattaagaaatttgaCACTCAAAATCCCaattgtgccacataaattgggacaaagagaGTATAAAAAAATGAACATTAGACCAAATTCAACCCCATAGCTAGCTCAAATGGTGTGAATTTCCTAAAACCATATAAAGAGACTACAATCTGAAACCTCAACCAACATGAGATTGTTAAAGAAAGCATTGAATTCGATGacattaagggtgtgtttggcatgacgaaaaatattttcctctttTCCCTTGTCTTGTAGCACTAAATATCtcgaaaaatatttttcagaaaaataTTTTCCCAACAACAAAAACACGCGAATACatccccaaccccaccccaccccctgcCTACTCCACCTTCCACCCCCACCACCAAAAGTTGCAATATGA
Encoded here:
- the LOC132630823 gene encoding diacylglycerol kinase 5-like isoform X2 translates to MCEEDDCSNLIALVMATPEDNFSGNLEREFYIPTYILSPDASQGEDLHLSDVPTCPVLVFINSKSGGQLGGDLLQTYRSLLNKYQVVDLGEETPDSVLRRLYLNLEKLKNDGDEYATKLGERLRIIVAGGDGTAGWLLGVVSDLKLSQPPPIATMPLGTGNNLPFAFGWGKKNPGTDQNSVISFMKKVMDAKEMKIDSWHILMRMKAPEEGSCEPIAPLELPHSLHAFHRVSSSDDLNVEGFHTFRGGFWNYFSMGMDAQVSYAFHSERKMHPEKFKNQLINQSTYARLGCTQGWFFASLFHPSSRNIAQLAKVKIMKKHGEWQDLHIPHSIRSIVCLNLPSFSGGLNPWGTPNSNKRHDRDLTPPFVDDGLIEIVGFRDAWHGMVLLAPNGHGTRLAQAHRIRFEFHKGATDHTFMRIDGEPWKQPLPIDDDTVVVEIAHLGHVKMLATHGCRSKSIHDPSSHVNHDGDDGDSGGEEDSVVEEQRKFGAADTFKIPDEVDISHLS